From Haloarcula sp. CBA1127, a single genomic window includes:
- the trpD gene encoding anthranilate phosphoribosyltransferase has protein sequence MKEYIERVTDGDDLTQEEARAVATTVFEDATEAQIGALLTALRAKGETEAEIAGFAEGMRDAARTIRPDREGLVDTCGTGGDDYDTINVSTTSAIVAAGAGVPIAKHGNYSVSSSSGSADVLEEVGVDIEAEPPDVEETIERDGIGFMLAPVFHPAMKAVIGPRQELGMRTVFNILGPLTNPADADAQVLGVYDPDLVPVMAEALARLDVERALVVHGDGLDEIAIHGETVVAEVTGDRIEEYTITPEDMGLETRDIEAISGGSPEENAADLRGIVTGEITGAKRDIILANAGAAIYVAGVADTHEAGVEQARQAIESGAAADKLDDLIGA, from the coding sequence ATGAAAGAGTATATTGAGCGCGTCACTGACGGTGACGACCTGACACAGGAGGAAGCTCGAGCCGTTGCGACGACTGTTTTCGAGGATGCAACCGAGGCACAGATCGGTGCGCTCCTGACGGCACTGCGGGCGAAGGGGGAGACAGAGGCTGAGATCGCCGGCTTTGCCGAGGGGATGCGCGACGCCGCACGGACCATCCGGCCCGACCGCGAGGGGCTTGTCGACACCTGTGGAACCGGCGGGGACGACTACGACACGATCAACGTCTCGACGACGAGCGCCATCGTCGCGGCTGGAGCCGGCGTCCCCATCGCCAAACACGGCAACTACTCTGTCTCTTCATCTTCGGGGAGCGCCGACGTGCTCGAAGAAGTCGGCGTCGACATCGAGGCCGAACCGCCGGACGTCGAGGAGACTATCGAACGAGACGGTATCGGCTTCATGCTCGCACCCGTGTTCCACCCGGCGATGAAGGCCGTCATCGGCCCGCGACAGGAACTCGGGATGCGGACTGTCTTCAATATTCTTGGCCCGTTGACGAACCCTGCCGACGCGGATGCACAGGTGCTGGGCGTCTACGATCCGGACCTCGTGCCCGTGATGGCAGAGGCGCTGGCTCGACTGGATGTCGAGCGCGCGCTGGTCGTCCACGGCGACGGCCTCGACGAGATCGCCATCCACGGCGAGACGGTTGTCGCAGAAGTCACCGGCGACCGGATCGAGGAGTACACCATCACCCCGGAGGATATGGGTCTGGAAACACGTGATATCGAGGCCATATCCGGGGGGTCGCCCGAAGAGAATGCCGCCGACCTTCGCGGCATCGTCACGGGCGAAATCACCGGTGCAAAGCGGGACATCATTCTCGCGAACGCCGGCGCGGCCATCTACGTCGCCGGCGTCGCCGACACGCACGAAGCGGGAGTCGAACAGGCCCGACAGGCCATCGAGTCGGGCGCGGCAGCCGACAAACTCGACGACCTGATCGGGGCATGA
- a CDS encoding phosphoribosylanthranilate isomerase: MTRVKICGVTDTEDRDAVVTAGADAVGIIHGVPVDTPREVDEGTAETIADGVPPFVTSVLVMMPTTVQEAVRRIDRIEPDAVQVHDGLSPAELGALDSRISRDIVAVVEASASAIEDYATHADALLIDSVDADGGGGTGETHDWERTRDLVDSLDVPVVLAGGLTPENVAEAVETVEPFAVDVASGVESAGGTKDHDGVRRFVRNAKRASEGTV; encoded by the coding sequence ATGACGCGCGTGAAGATCTGCGGCGTGACGGACACCGAGGACCGCGATGCCGTCGTTACAGCTGGTGCTGACGCGGTCGGTATCATCCACGGTGTTCCGGTCGACACACCGCGGGAGGTCGACGAGGGAACGGCTGAAACGATCGCCGATGGCGTCCCGCCGTTCGTGACGAGCGTGCTGGTGATGATGCCGACGACGGTGCAAGAGGCCGTCAGACGTATCGACAGGATCGAGCCCGACGCGGTGCAGGTCCACGACGGGCTCTCGCCGGCGGAACTCGGGGCTCTCGATAGCCGTATCTCACGGGACATCGTCGCTGTAGTCGAGGCAAGCGCGTCAGCCATCGAGGACTACGCAACCCACGCCGACGCCCTGCTTATCGATTCGGTCGACGCCGACGGCGGTGGCGGCACGGGCGAGACACACGACTGGGAGCGCACGCGTGACCTCGTCGACTCGCTTGACGTGCCCGTCGTGCTGGCCGGCGGACTGACTCCCGAGAACGTGGCCGAGGCCGTCGAGACAGTCGAGCCGTTTGCCGTCGACGTGGCGAGCGGCGTGGAGTCTGCCGGCGGCACGAAAGACCACGACGGAGTTAGACGGTTCGTCCGGAACGCAAAGCGCGCGTCGGAGGGCACAGTATGA
- the trpE gene encoding anthranilate synthase component I, whose product MTLDISREEFVEHAKADRPVVVRTAAELDVDVEPLTAYAALTGRTSDVAANDYTFLLESAEKVASSDPDGAFAPETDDRHARFSFVGYDPRAVVTVTGDESEVEAFDDRYADLVTTDGGDVVDDLRAAMPDVALRNFPAMDRQHLEGGLVGFLSYDAVYDLWLDEVGLDRPDSRFPDAQFVLTTSTVRFDHVEDTVSLVFTPVVRQGEDAGERYDELVAEAERVEAVLTDLSPLETGGFRREDEVAGPRDEYEDAVERAKEYVLSGDIYQGVISRTRELYGDVDPLGFYEALRAVNPSPYMYLLGYDDLTIVGASPETLVSVAGDHVVSNPIAGTCPRGNSPVEDRRLAGEMLADGKERAEHTMLVDLARNDVRRVAEAGSVRVPEFMNVLKYSHVQHIESTVTGRLAEDKDAFDAARATFPAGTLSGAPKIRAMEIIDELERSPRGPYGGGVGYFDWDGDTDFAIVIRSATVEDEGDRDRITVQAGAGIVADSDPESEYVETEQKMDGVLTALEEIEGEPVDAAGSADDAEAATGANDPEGVTR is encoded by the coding sequence ATGACCCTCGATATCTCCCGCGAGGAGTTCGTCGAACACGCCAAGGCCGACCGCCCGGTCGTCGTCCGCACCGCTGCGGAACTTGACGTAGACGTGGAGCCACTGACCGCGTACGCGGCTCTGACCGGTCGCACGAGCGACGTGGCCGCCAACGACTACACGTTCCTGCTCGAAAGTGCCGAAAAGGTCGCCTCCAGCGACCCTGACGGCGCGTTCGCGCCGGAGACCGACGACCGCCACGCCCGCTTCTCTTTCGTCGGCTACGACCCGCGCGCCGTCGTCACCGTGACCGGTGACGAGAGCGAGGTCGAGGCGTTCGATGACCGCTACGCCGACCTCGTGACGACCGACGGCGGCGACGTGGTTGATGACCTCCGGGCGGCGATGCCCGATGTGGCGCTGCGGAACTTCCCGGCGATGGACCGCCAGCACCTCGAAGGCGGCCTCGTTGGCTTCCTCTCGTATGACGCCGTCTACGACCTCTGGCTCGACGAGGTTGGCTTAGACCGCCCGGATTCGCGGTTCCCCGACGCGCAGTTCGTCCTCACCACGTCGACCGTCCGCTTCGACCACGTCGAGGACACTGTCTCGCTCGTGTTCACGCCAGTTGTCAGGCAAGGCGAGGACGCCGGCGAGCGATACGACGAACTGGTCGCCGAAGCTGAACGGGTCGAGGCCGTGCTTACGGACCTGTCACCGCTTGAGACCGGTGGCTTCCGGCGTGAGGACGAAGTCGCCGGCCCCAGAGATGAGTACGAGGACGCCGTCGAACGCGCAAAGGAGTACGTCCTCTCGGGCGACATCTATCAGGGCGTCATCTCCCGAACGCGAGAGCTGTACGGTGACGTCGACCCGCTGGGCTTCTACGAAGCGCTCCGGGCGGTGAACCCCTCGCCGTACATGTACCTGCTGGGCTACGACGACCTGACTATCGTCGGCGCGAGCCCGGAGACACTCGTCTCCGTCGCTGGCGACCACGTCGTCTCGAACCCCATCGCAGGGACGTGCCCGCGCGGGAACTCTCCTGTCGAGGACCGACGCCTCGCCGGCGAGATGCTCGCCGACGGGAAGGAGCGAGCCGAACACACCATGCTGGTCGATCTGGCGCGCAACGACGTGCGCCGCGTCGCCGAGGCCGGTAGCGTCCGGGTCCCCGAGTTCATGAACGTCCTCAAGTACAGCCACGTCCAGCACATCGAATCCACCGTGACGGGGCGGCTCGCCGAAGACAAGGACGCCTTCGACGCCGCCCGCGCGACGTTCCCGGCAGGGACCCTCTCCGGTGCACCGAAGATCCGCGCCATGGAGATCATCGACGAACTCGAACGGTCGCCGCGTGGCCCCTACGGCGGCGGCGTCGGCTACTTCGACTGGGACGGCGACACCGACTTCGCCATCGTCATCCGCTCGGCGACGGTCGAGGACGAGGGCGACCGGGACCGCATCACCGTCCAGGCCGGGGCCGGCATCGTCGCGGATTCGGACCCCGAAAGCGAGTACGTCGAGACCGAGCAGAAGATGGACGGCGTGTTGACCGCGCTTGAGGAAATCGAAGGGGAACCGGTCGACGCGGCTGGGAGTGCTGACGACGCTGAGGCTGCGACCGGAGCCAACGACCCCGAGGGGGTGACCCGATGA
- the trpG gene encoding anthranilate synthase component II — translation MSASQPAGENAVRDDLRVLFVDNFDSFTYNLVEYVSEHAETEVVRNTATLEDVEAFDPDAIILSPGPGHPKNERDVGVTLDVLREVSPDVPTLGVCLGLESAVYAYGGTIGRAPEPVHGKAFPINHDEKGVFVGLEQGFQGGRYHSLIADDVPEEFVVSATTETEDGTELVMGVRHREHPIEAVQFHPESVLTAVGHDVIRNFLAGL, via the coding sequence ATGAGCGCGTCACAGCCCGCCGGCGAGAACGCCGTCAGGGACGACCTCCGCGTGCTGTTCGTGGATAACTTCGACTCGTTTACGTACAACCTCGTCGAGTACGTCTCCGAACACGCCGAGACTGAAGTGGTCCGGAACACCGCGACGCTCGAAGACGTCGAAGCGTTCGACCCCGACGCAATCATCCTCTCGCCGGGTCCGGGCCACCCGAAGAACGAACGGGACGTCGGCGTCACGCTCGACGTCCTCCGGGAGGTCAGCCCCGACGTGCCGACGCTGGGCGTCTGTCTCGGCCTCGAATCGGCGGTGTACGCCTACGGCGGTACCATCGGTCGTGCCCCGGAGCCGGTTCACGGGAAGGCGTTCCCCATCAACCACGACGAGAAGGGCGTTTTTGTGGGGCTGGAACAGGGGTTTCAGGGCGGACGCTACCACTCGCTCATCGCCGACGACGTTCCCGAGGAGTTCGTCGTCAGCGCGACGACGGAGACCGAGGACGGCACGGAACTGGTGATGGGTGTCCGCCACCGCGAGCACCCCATCGAAGCCGTCCAGTTCCATCCCGAGTCAGTCCTGACCGCGGTTGGCCACGACGTGATCCGAAACTTCCTCGCCGGACTCTAG
- the pyrF gene encoding orotidine-5'-phosphate decarboxylase encodes MHFFDRLADRIATADSVVSVGLDPDPARLPDSVLDADLPRWQFNRRIIDATHEHAACYKPNAAFYEDSDGWRALEETIAYAHGKDVPVLLDAKRGDIGNTARQYAQILDDEDGPAADAITVNPFLGRDSLEPFLQRADRGVFVLGRTSNPGGEDLQDLELASGEKLYERVVHLADLWNQNGNVGLVVGATNPDELEEIRELVPDIPFLVPGVGAQGGDAEAAVEHGLADGVGLVNSSRGIIFAGEDADTRRDDSGDAFFKAAGQSAKQLKQRLNQFR; translated from the coding sequence ATGCACTTCTTCGACCGTCTCGCGGACCGCATCGCGACCGCCGACAGCGTGGTGTCGGTCGGCCTCGACCCGGACCCTGCCCGCCTCCCCGACAGCGTGCTGGACGCCGACCTCCCGCGCTGGCAGTTCAATCGCCGTATCATCGATGCGACCCACGAACACGCCGCCTGCTACAAGCCGAACGCGGCCTTCTACGAGGATTCCGACGGCTGGCGTGCCCTCGAGGAGACAATCGCCTACGCACACGGGAAGGACGTGCCCGTCCTGCTGGACGCCAAGCGGGGCGACATCGGCAACACGGCGCGGCAGTACGCCCAGATTCTCGACGACGAGGACGGGCCTGCGGCCGACGCTATCACGGTCAACCCGTTCCTCGGCCGGGACTCGCTGGAGCCGTTCCTCCAGCGCGCGGACAGGGGTGTGTTCGTCCTCGGGCGCACGTCAAACCCCGGCGGTGAGGATCTCCAGGACCTCGAACTAGCCTCCGGCGAGAAACTATACGAGCGCGTGGTTCACCTCGCGGACCTCTGGAATCAGAACGGCAATGTCGGCCTCGTCGTCGGTGCGACAAACCCCGACGAACTCGAAGAGATCCGCGAACTGGTTCCGGACATCCCGTTTCTCGTCCCCGGCGTCGGCGCACAGGGCGGCGACGCCGAGGCCGCCGTCGAGCACGGTCTCGCCGACGGCGTCGGCCTCGTCAACTCCTCTCGGGGTATCATCTTCGCCGGCGAGGACGCCGATACGCGGCGGGACGACTCCGGCGACGCGTTTTTCAAGGCCGCCGGACAGTCGGCCAAACAGCTCAAGCAGCGATTGAACCAGTTCCGCTGA
- a CDS encoding DUF2240 family protein codes for MSLKTAVAAPFRQRGTDRMAESEFVVALSLDRNWFSPDQAKTLVDVAASEGLVERDDDDLVVAFDGTHTDIPDGFTPGEEILQSRSTFERVLDAVVEAGIEKQTAVAGINALQSDIGVTLEAAAVVYARSEGVDVEAIAADVREEL; via the coding sequence ATGAGTCTGAAGACGGCCGTCGCCGCACCGTTCCGCCAGCGTGGAACCGACCGGATGGCCGAAAGTGAGTTCGTCGTTGCACTCTCGCTGGACCGGAACTGGTTCTCGCCCGACCAGGCCAAGACGCTGGTCGACGTGGCCGCAAGCGAGGGACTGGTCGAACGGGACGACGACGACCTCGTCGTGGCCTTCGACGGCACCCACACCGATATTCCGGATGGGTTCACGCCGGGTGAGGAAATCCTGCAGTCGCGGTCGACGTTCGAGCGGGTACTCGACGCCGTCGTCGAGGCCGGCATCGAGAAACAGACCGCTGTCGCCGGTATCAACGCGCTCCAGTCCGATATCGGCGTGACACTGGAGGCCGCGGCCGTGGTGTACGCGCGCAGCGAGGGCGTCGATGTCGAAGCCATTGCCGCGGATGTCCGGGAGGAGCTCTAA
- a CDS encoding 30S ribosomal protein S8e: MKDQGRSPRKRTGGRRRPNHKKKKHELGKDTVETQVGEQRLKTVDSRGNTQKVRAVKTDVASIADGAETIEATIENVVENPSNPNYARRNIITKGAILETSEGQARVTSRPGQHGQVNAVLVE, translated from the coding sequence ATGAAAGACCAGGGACGCTCCCCTCGCAAGCGGACAGGCGGCCGCCGACGACCGAACCACAAGAAGAAGAAACACGAACTCGGCAAGGATACCGTCGAGACGCAGGTCGGCGAGCAGCGACTGAAAACTGTCGACTCCCGCGGCAACACCCAGAAGGTCCGTGCGGTCAAGACCGACGTTGCAAGCATCGCCGACGGTGCGGAGACCATTGAAGCGACCATCGAGAACGTCGTCGAGAACCCGTCGAACCCGAACTACGCCCGGCGAAACATCATCACGAAAGGCGCAATCCTCGAAACCTCCGAGGGACAGGCCCGCGTGACCTCCCGCCCCGGGCAGCACGGTCAGGTCAACGCCGTGCTGGTCGAGTAA
- a CDS encoding phosphate uptake regulator PhoU, which yields METRKVQLTGGSTYTVSLPKEWATENGVESGSIVEFYAEDDLLLVSPQHGDDHVEGTLDVTGLENRHELTRAVMTMYVSGFDIIRLEAARITAEQRRIIRDATQGLVGLEMIEETADRVVLQDLLDSSELSVLNAITRMRLVSLTMLSDAVEALIEDDNDLAEDVIQRDDDVDRLWYMVSRVFRTVLRNPTAANEIGFPRETVFDYQSSARQLERIADHATKIAGLSQEIDEITGETADLLDQLETEAIAVPENAMDALLADDNDEAVELANEARSRIPEVDETAREVDGKVRELDPQSAQLLGRVVDSLSRTADYGGNIAESALQKAAPRP from the coding sequence ATGGAGACACGCAAAGTACAGTTGACGGGCGGATCCACGTACACTGTCTCGTTACCGAAGGAGTGGGCGACAGAGAATGGCGTCGAGAGCGGAAGTATCGTCGAGTTTTACGCCGAAGACGACCTGCTACTGGTCTCGCCACAGCACGGCGACGACCACGTCGAGGGAACGCTCGACGTGACTGGCCTCGAGAACAGGCACGAACTCACGCGGGCGGTGATGACGATGTACGTCAGCGGCTTCGACATCATCCGACTGGAAGCCGCTCGGATAACGGCCGAACAGCGGCGTATCATCCGCGATGCAACACAGGGACTGGTCGGCCTAGAGATGATCGAGGAGACGGCCGACCGGGTCGTTCTGCAGGACTTGCTCGACTCCTCGGAACTCTCTGTTCTCAACGCCATTACACGTATGCGGCTGGTCTCGCTGACGATGCTCTCCGACGCTGTTGAGGCGCTCATCGAGGACGACAACGACCTCGCAGAAGACGTGATACAGCGCGACGACGACGTGGACCGCCTCTGGTACATGGTCTCCCGAGTGTTCCGAACCGTCCTTCGCAATCCGACGGCTGCCAACGAGATCGGCTTCCCACGCGAGACGGTGTTCGATTACCAGTCCAGTGCCCGCCAGCTAGAACGTATCGCCGACCACGCAACCAAGATCGCCGGCCTCTCACAGGAGATCGACGAAATCACCGGTGAAACTGCTGACCTTCTCGACCAGCTAGAAACCGAGGCCATTGCCGTCCCCGAAAACGCAATGGATGCGCTGTTAGCTGACGACAACGACGAGGCCGTCGAACTGGCAAACGAGGCCCGTTCCCGCATCCCCGAAGTCGACGAAACTGCCCGTGAGGTCGACGGCAAAGTCAGAGAGCTAGACCCACAGAGCGCACAGTTGCTTGGCCGCGTGGTCGACTCGCTGTCCCGGACCGCCGACTACGGCGGCAACATCGCCGAGAGCGCGCTCCAGAAGGCAGCCCCGCGGCCATAG
- a CDS encoding PstS family phosphate ABC transporter substrate-binding protein — protein sequence MTDSPSGGLSRRRFLTSSGAIGTLALAGCVQNTSRGDGSGSDGSGSDGNSDGLSGQVIIKGSSTVFPISDAMAEEFMEEHGNVNVTVDSTGSGGGFENWFCPGDSDINGASRPISDAEIEQCSGNDVEPVEFEIAGDALTVAVNNDADWVDCITFDELRQIWSDEAGVTNWSDVRDEWPDMEIERYGPASTSGTFDYFNENVVGEDTEHTTEYQPTEEDETIVKGIRDNEGGMGYFGFAYYNSNSEAVKAVEVKAEEDGECTPPSLANAKDGSYPLARPLFIYAAESALQREEVYEFIEFYLEQAETDIVQDIGYVPSSAEQRDENLEKLDEVAG from the coding sequence ATGACAGATTCACCGAGCGGTGGTCTCTCTCGCCGTCGTTTTTTAACAAGTTCTGGTGCAATCGGGACACTGGCGCTGGCTGGTTGTGTCCAGAATACGAGCCGTGGCGACGGCAGTGGCTCCGATGGCAGTGGGTCTGACGGGAACTCCGACGGGCTTTCGGGGCAGGTCATTATCAAGGGCAGCAGTACCGTGTTCCCCATCTCCGATGCGATGGCTGAGGAGTTCATGGAAGAACACGGAAACGTCAACGTGACCGTCGACTCCACAGGGAGCGGGGGCGGCTTCGAAAACTGGTTCTGTCCCGGCGACTCCGATATCAACGGGGCTTCCCGTCCCATCAGCGACGCCGAGATCGAGCAGTGCTCGGGCAACGACGTCGAGCCTGTCGAGTTCGAGATCGCAGGCGATGCCCTGACCGTCGCGGTCAACAACGACGCCGACTGGGTCGACTGCATAACCTTCGACGAGCTGCGCCAGATCTGGAGCGACGAAGCAGGAGTCACGAACTGGTCGGACGTGCGCGACGAGTGGCCCGATATGGAAATCGAACGCTACGGCCCGGCGTCGACGTCCGGGACGTTCGACTACTTCAACGAGAACGTCGTCGGTGAAGACACTGAACACACGACCGAGTACCAGCCGACCGAGGAGGACGAAACTATCGTCAAAGGGATCCGTGACAACGAGGGTGGGATGGGATATTTCGGCTTCGCCTACTACAACTCCAACTCCGAGGCGGTGAAAGCCGTCGAAGTCAAGGCCGAGGAAGACGGCGAATGTACACCTCCGAGCCTGGCAAACGCCAAGGACGGTTCCTATCCGCTGGCCCGACCGCTGTTCATCTACGCGGCCGAGTCAGCGCTTCAGCGAGAGGAAGTGTACGAGTTCATCGAGTTCTACCTCGAGCAGGCCGAAACCGATATCGTCCAAGATATCGGGTACGTGCCGTCGAGCGCCGAGCAGCGCGACGAGAACCTCGAAAAGCTGGACGAGGTCGCTGGCTAA
- the pstC gene encoding phosphate ABC transporter permease subunit PstC yields the protein MSTETPGPDITSRPSGRAARERMYRYVLLLCAAASILVTVSIVVLLARDAITFFTLVNPVDFFTGTEFLISRNVYGLLPLLSGTLLVTVISAVIALPTGVAAAIYLSEYASDQMRSVLKPGLEILAGIPTVVYGIFALVYVTPFLQTIGLPVNTFNILSASIMVGIMIIPMVSSLSEDAMSSVPDSLRQAGYGMGATKFEVTTGVVVPAAASGIFSSFILALSRAIGETMIVVVAAGSRPRMLNFSDPLANLFQGYQPMTAAMVQINSADSVSQLGFTSLFAIGLTLFVITFLLNLLSNRIAARYREEYE from the coding sequence ATGAGCACCGAGACGCCCGGGCCGGATATTACCTCCAGACCGAGCGGACGCGCAGCACGCGAGCGTATGTACCGATATGTCTTGCTCCTGTGTGCTGCCGCGTCGATTCTCGTCACCGTCAGCATCGTCGTGTTGCTCGCACGCGACGCGATTACGTTCTTTACGCTGGTGAACCCAGTCGACTTCTTCACCGGAACAGAGTTCCTCATCAGTCGGAACGTCTACGGGTTGCTCCCGTTGTTGAGCGGCACGCTGTTGGTCACGGTGATCTCCGCCGTCATCGCACTCCCGACGGGCGTCGCGGCCGCGATCTACCTCAGCGAGTACGCTAGCGACCAGATGCGCTCAGTGCTGAAACCGGGTCTGGAAATTCTGGCCGGTATCCCGACAGTCGTCTACGGTATCTTCGCGCTCGTGTATGTGACACCGTTCCTCCAGACCATCGGGCTCCCGGTCAACACGTTCAATATCCTCAGCGCTTCCATCATGGTCGGTATCATGATTATCCCGATGGTCTCCAGTCTGAGCGAGGACGCGATGAGTTCTGTCCCGGACTCGCTACGACAGGCCGGCTACGGGATGGGTGCGACGAAGTTCGAGGTGACTACCGGCGTCGTCGTCCCCGCGGCGGCCTCGGGCATCTTCTCCTCGTTCATTCTCGCCCTGTCGCGGGCTATCGGCGAGACGATGATTGTCGTCGTCGCGGCCGGCAGTCGACCACGGATGCTGAACTTCTCGGACCCGCTCGCGAACCTCTTCCAGGGGTACCAGCCGATGACGGCGGCGATGGTTCAGATCAACAGCGCCGACAGCGTCAGTCAACTGGGCTTTACCAGTCTCTTCGCTATCGGCCTGACGCTGTTCGTCATCACGTTCCTGTTGAACCTGCTGAGCAACCGAATCGCGGCGCGCTACCGGGAGGAGTACGAATGA
- the pstA gene encoding phosphate ABC transporter permease PstA: MATREPETGWHGENSDVNHLRGRAFEATCLAATAFGLVSVLLLLLFVANDAFRPFSADAGWLATYAATVLVPLAALAVYYYRLDEPAGEVAYVTSGLPVVGLLLTGGFAVLFIELLSVLEWFALLISLVVAGGLIVAHGRLRPKAALERLAVVLLAPIITVFGLPPTRFNWFVTDAAAALGLDFGLYYRVISLREAILMLPFVPTDWVMLLLTLVLPIAGAAGWFVEQRRESRRDGLAVVGMTTIVAVLGVVAGPLLGIGTDVWLLIVTFAVLPLGVYVEGVVRRGEGVRGLAFPVVAVLGVVVGGVVTGALGFAGPDPWLDWGFLTSATSRTAADAGIYPAMVGSVMMIIVIVLTTFPVGVGAAIYLEEYAPSQGWMGKFVTLIEINIGNLAGVPSVVYGLLGLALFIRVLQWPQGSIIVAGLAVGLLILPIVIISAQEAIRSVPDSFRQASYGMGATRWQTIRQVVLPEALPGILTGTILALGRAIGETAPLLMIGAAASVRLAPNSFFDVASMMPRQIFSWSSELDPAFRHGVLAAGVITLLAVLLVMNATAIVIRNRYQRTG, encoded by the coding sequence ATGGCAACACGAGAACCTGAAACGGGCTGGCACGGGGAGAACAGCGACGTCAACCATCTGCGGGGGCGTGCCTTCGAGGCGACCTGTCTCGCGGCGACCGCGTTCGGACTCGTCTCAGTCCTGCTCCTCCTGCTGTTCGTCGCCAACGACGCGTTCCGGCCCTTCTCGGCCGACGCAGGGTGGCTGGCGACCTACGCCGCTACGGTGCTGGTGCCGCTGGCCGCACTGGCTGTTTATTACTATCGTCTCGACGAACCGGCCGGCGAGGTCGCCTACGTCACCAGCGGGCTCCCGGTCGTCGGACTGCTGCTCACAGGCGGGTTTGCGGTGCTGTTCATCGAACTACTCTCCGTGCTTGAGTGGTTCGCACTGCTCATCTCGCTGGTCGTGGCCGGCGGCCTGATCGTCGCACACGGCCGACTGCGACCGAAGGCTGCGCTCGAACGCCTCGCCGTGGTGCTCCTCGCCCCGATTATCACGGTGTTCGGGCTGCCACCCACCAGATTTAATTGGTTCGTCACCGACGCCGCCGCGGCGCTCGGCCTCGATTTCGGGCTGTACTATCGGGTAATAAGCCTCCGAGAAGCGATCCTGATGCTCCCGTTCGTGCCCACAGACTGGGTCATGCTACTCCTGACGCTCGTGCTCCCGATCGCCGGTGCCGCAGGCTGGTTCGTCGAACAGCGACGCGAGTCGCGGCGTGACGGCCTGGCCGTCGTCGGGATGACGACGATAGTTGCGGTACTGGGCGTCGTCGCCGGCCCGCTACTTGGGATCGGGACTGACGTGTGGCTGCTCATAGTCACGTTCGCCGTACTCCCGCTGGGTGTCTACGTCGAAGGCGTGGTCCGTCGTGGCGAGGGCGTCCGCGGCCTCGCCTTCCCGGTCGTCGCCGTGCTGGGCGTGGTCGTCGGCGGCGTCGTCACCGGCGCACTTGGGTTCGCCGGACCGGACCCCTGGCTCGACTGGGGGTTCCTGACGAGCGCGACCTCCCGGACCGCCGCTGATGCCGGTATCTACCCTGCGATGGTCGGCTCAGTGATGATGATTATCGTGATCGTGCTCACTACCTTCCCGGTCGGCGTCGGAGCGGCGATCTATCTTGAGGAGTACGCCCCCTCGCAGGGATGGATGGGCAAGTTCGTCACGCTCATCGAGATCAACATCGGGAACCTCGCCGGTGTCCCATCGGTCGTGTACGGCCTGCTCGGACTGGCGCTTTTCATCCGGGTGCTCCAGTGGCCCCAGGGGTCCATTATCGTCGCCGGCCTCGCCGTCGGCCTGCTGATACTCCCGATCGTAATCATCTCCGCCCAGGAGGCGATCCGATCCGTTCCCGACTCGTTCCGGCAGGCGTCCTACGGAATGGGAGCGACCCGCTGGCAGACGATCCGTCAGGTCGTCCTCCCTGAGGCGCTGCCCGGCATTCTGACCGGAACGATACTGGCGCTGGGTCGGGCTATCGGCGAGACGGCCCCACTGCTGATGATTGGGGCGGCGGCGTCGGTCCGGCTCGCGCCGAACAGCTTCTTCGACGTAGCGAGTATGATGCCCCGCCAGATCTTCTCGTGGTCGTCGGAGCTGGACCCGGCGTTCCGCCACGGCGTGCTGGCGGCCGGCGTGATTACACTGCTTGCGGTGTTGCTGGTGATGAATGCGACAGCGATTGTCATCCGGAACCGGTATCAGCGAACAGGATAA